The following coding sequences are from one Candidatus Omnitrophota bacterium window:
- a CDS encoding malectin domain-containing carbohydrate-binding protein, which translates to MGSDDKPAFDDPPEGFRTRRENIPHGELTTVEYDSKTVGARRKMLVYTPPSYSADRKYPTLYLLHGIGADDRQWPQWCKADNVIDNLLADGKIQPMVMVFPNCDANMTVDNPKSEGLSGPGGPGGGRGRFEGYGKLFENDLLQDIIPYVESHYSVYADREHRALAGLSMGGGQSLNIGMYHIDTFAYVGGFSSAPNTNKFGGMYADVEFLPDPAAAKDKLKLLWIACGNKDGLIRVSQGVHQYLKEKNVPHVWHVDGNAHDDTAWANNLYLFAQRIFKADEQTSYAPQAETKLAIRVACGAEQPYTDKDGNLWLPDEVKAPGASLEPPDGMTIERDEQFEVPNVAFPQIFRTERYSMSAYEFNLPNGKYTVRLHFAETYTGIAGIGDRVYSFAVQGQKPEKDFDIYKEAGGPYKAIQREYKGVEVTDGKLRITFTPNIQNPAINGIEIFAQEAPEQPAPPAETKLAIRVACGADQPYTDKDGNLWLPDEVKAPGASLEPPDGMTIERDEQFEVPNVAFPQIFRTERYSMSAYEFNLPNGKYTVRLHFAETYTGITGIGERVYSFAVQGQKPEKDFDIFKEADGPYKAIQREYKGVEVTDGKLRITFTPDIQNPAINGIEIFAE; encoded by the coding sequence TTGGGTTCAGATGACAAGCCCGCCTTCGACGATCCACCCGAGGGATTCAGAACCCGGCGCGAGAACATCCCTCACGGCGAGTTAACGACGGTTGAATACGATTCCAAGACAGTCGGAGCGCGTCGTAAGATGCTCGTCTACACGCCGCCCAGTTATTCAGCCGACCGCAAATATCCAACGCTTTACCTGCTGCACGGCATCGGCGCCGACGATCGCCAATGGCCGCAATGGTGCAAAGCGGATAACGTCATCGATAACCTGCTGGCTGACGGCAAGATTCAGCCGATGGTCATGGTGTTCCCCAACTGCGATGCCAACATGACGGTGGACAATCCCAAGTCTGAAGGACTCTCAGGACCGGGCGGCCCCGGAGGGGGAAGAGGCCGATTCGAAGGCTATGGGAAACTTTTTGAGAACGACTTGCTTCAAGACATCATCCCTTATGTTGAGTCGCACTATTCCGTCTATGCCGACCGCGAACATCGCGCCTTGGCCGGTCTTTCGATGGGCGGCGGGCAGTCTTTGAACATCGGCATGTATCACATTGATACCTTTGCCTACGTCGGTGGATTCTCCTCAGCCCCGAATACCAACAAGTTCGGCGGAATGTACGCCGACGTCGAATTCCTGCCCGATCCGGCGGCCGCTAAGGATAAATTGAAACTGCTGTGGATCGCCTGCGGCAATAAGGATGGTTTGATCCGCGTCAGTCAGGGCGTTCATCAATACCTCAAGGAAAAGAACGTACCTCACGTCTGGCACGTGGATGGCAATGCCCACGACGATACCGCATGGGCCAACAATCTCTATCTCTTCGCCCAACGCATTTTCAAGGCGGATGAGCAGACATCGTATGCGCCTCAGGCGGAAACCAAGCTGGCGATCCGGGTGGCGTGCGGGGCCGAACAGCCCTACACCGATAAAGATGGCAACCTCTGGCTGCCGGATGAGGTCAAGGCTCCCGGCGCGTCGCTGGAACCACCGGATGGTATGACCATCGAACGGGACGAACAGTTCGAGGTTCCCAATGTCGCGTTCCCGCAGATATTCCGCACCGAGCGCTACAGTATGAGCGCGTACGAGTTCAATCTTCCCAACGGCAAGTACACCGTCCGCCTGCATTTTGCCGAGACCTACACGGGCATCGCCGGCATCGGCGATCGGGTGTATTCCTTTGCCGTGCAAGGACAGAAGCCGGAGAAAGATTTCGATATCTATAAGGAGGCCGGCGGGCCGTATAAGGCGATCCAGCGCGAGTACAAGGGCGTTGAGGTAACCGACGGCAAACTGAGGATTACGTTTACGCCGAACATACAAAATCCTGCGATCAACGGCATCGAGATCTTCGCCCAAGAGGCGCCGGAGCAGCCTGCGCCTCCGGCGGAAACCAAGCTGGCGATCCGAGTGGCGTGCGGGGCCGATCAGCCCTACACCGATAAAGATGGCAACCTCTGGCTGCCGGATGAGGTCAAGGCTCCCGGCGCGTCGCTGGAACCACCGGATGGTATGACTATCGAACGGGACGAACAGTTCGAGGTTCCCAATGTCGCGTTCCCGCAGATATTCCGCACCGAGCGCTACAGCATGAGCGCGTACGAATTCAATCTTCCCAACGGCAAGTACACCGTTCGCCTGCATTTTGCAGAGACCTACACGGGCATTACCGGCATCGGCGAGCGGGTGTATTCGTTTGCCGTGCAGGGACAGAAGCCGGAGAAGGATTTCGATATCTTTAAGGAGGCCGATGGGCCGTATAAGGCGATCCAGCGCGAGTACAAGGGCGTTGAGGTAACCGACGGAAAATTGAGGATTACGTTTACGCCGGACATACAAAATCCTGCGATCAACGGCATCGAGATCTTCGCCGAGTAA